A genomic stretch from Arvicanthis niloticus isolate mArvNil1 chromosome 12, mArvNil1.pat.X, whole genome shotgun sequence includes:
- the LOC117718107 gene encoding olfactory receptor 5K3-like → MKCSGNRQGEMAENNYSLTNEFILVGFSDHPGLNTLLFLLFSAIYVVTMVGNLGLVALIYMEPRLHTPMYIFLGNLALMDSCCSCAITPKMLENFFSVDRRISLYECMVQFYFLCLAETTDCFLLAAMAYDRYVAICNPLQYHTMMSKKLCLQMTMGAYIAGNLHPMIEVGLLLRLTFCRSHVIKHFFCDVLPLYRITCTDPHINELILFVLAGSIQIFTIAIVLVSYSCILFTIFTMKSKEGRGKALSTCASHFLSVSMFYGSLLFMYAQPHSVNEGDKDMPVAIFYTLVIPLLNPFIYSLRNKEVINVMKRTMKKR, encoded by the exons ATGAAATGCAG TGGCAACAGACAAGGTGAGATGGCTGAGAACAACTACTCTCTGACAAATGAATTCATTCTGGTGGGATTCTCAGATCACCCAGGCCTGAATACACTTCTGTTCCTGCTGTTCTCTGCCATCTATGTGGTCACCATGGTGGGGAATCTTGGGCTGGTGGCCTTGATCTACATGGAGCCTCgtctccacacacccatgtacatcTTTCTGGGCAACCTGGCTCTGATGGACTCCTGCTGCTCCTGTGCCATCACTCCCAAGATGCTAGAGAACTTCTTTTCTGTGGACAGAAGGATTTCTCTCTATGAGTGCATGGTACAGTTCTATTTTCTCTGTCTTGCTGAAACTACAGACTGCTTTCTTCTGGCAGcaatggcctatgaccgctatgtggccatttgCAACCCACTGCAGTACCATACCATGATGTCCAAGAAGCTGTGCCTTCAGATGACCATGGGAGCCTACATAGCAGGAAACCTGCATCCTATGATTGAAGTAGGGCTTTTGTTGAGGTTAACTTTCTGTAGGTCTCATGTAATCAAGCACTTTTTTTGTGATGTCCTTCCATTATATAGAATCACCTGTACTGACCCACATATCAATGAACTGATATTATTTGTCTTGGCAGGGTCAATTCAAATCTTTACTATCGCCATAGTTCTGGTGTCTTACTCCTGTATCCTTTTCACTATATTCACAATGAAATCTAAAGAGGGTAGAGGCAAAGCCTTATCAACCTGTGCTTCCCACTTTCTGTCTGTGTCAATGTTCTATGGGTCTCTTCTTTTCATGTATGCTCAACCACATTCAGTCAATGAAGGAGATAAAGATATGCCAGTAGCTATTTTCTATACTCTTGTAATTCCTTTATTAAATCCTTTCATTTACAGTCTAAGAAATAAGGAAgtaataaatgtaatgaaaagaaCTATGAAAAAGAGGTAA